A segment of the Eleutherodactylus coqui strain aEleCoq1 chromosome 6, aEleCoq1.hap1, whole genome shotgun sequence genome:
TTTCAATTACAATTAAGGGGAATGTTGAATGAGGCACTATGGGCAGGTTTGATCGATAAAAAGCTGTTGAAATTCCTTGATATCCAGCACCCCATTGTTCCCACTTTATACACCCTCCCAAAGGTCCACAAGGATCCCCAGAATCCCCCTGGGAGACCGATTGTTTCAGGCAGAAACTCACTCTTCTGCAATATCGCACGATTTTTGGACAAGGTCCTGAGGCGTTTTGCAGATGAGGCGGATTCACACATCAGggatacatctgactttttgaaaaaaattgcatcgtttGATATGACCGAAGATGTTATTCTGGTCACCTTTGATGTGACTGCGCTATACACCTCTATCAGTCACGATAAAGGGATAGATGCCATTAGACAGTTTCTGATGGCATCGGATATGTCCTCTGAGTGCATgcagtttgccctgtcgctgctggagtacatcctccgcaacaattattttttgtttgggggggtgtactacagacagcgacagggcactgctatgggctctAATGTGGCGCCAACATACGCCAACATTTTTGTGCGCCAATTTGAGGAGAAGTATATCTATACCTCCATATATGCGGCGTCGTTGGTGTACTGGGGTCGGTACATCGACGACGTGTTTGCTTTATGGAAGGGTTCGCTCCAAACATTACAGGAATTCCATACCTTTTTAAACGCTATTTACCCAGAACTTCAGTTCACTATGTCCTACTCTATTGTGGAAATCCAATTCCTTGACGTTTTGATTAAAAGACAAGGAATGGGATTGGTAACGGATCTTTACACAAAAAAGACAGATCGGAACAGTTTATTGCTCTATAGTAGCAACCATCCGGTCGCCATGAAGGACTCACTACCATGGAGTCAACTTTTACGAGTGCGAAGAATAGCACACGATCAAACCATTGATTTAAGATTGGATGAGATGTGTAGGAGGTTCCTAGATAGGGGATACCCTGCACCAATCATCACAAAGGCTGCCATACGAGCTAGGGCAATACCACAACAAGATCTTTTGACACCTAAATTAaagaaacagacaatggacaggattccgtttgtcagtacctttaatagtcttagtggaaccgttggtaacattatcaaaaaacattggccactgctgacattagatggggctgtaatacctgaatttaaaaataagcctataaatgcatatagaagaggtagaaacataggtgaccaactggtccactcacactttgcttcacacaaatcagccgtccagagtttctttaaaccccctagaaaggggaacttcccatgccttgcctgtagttgttgtaacaatttggtgaggggtgacgaatttcggcatcctctcaggggcaataggtacaagatacaggggagatatacttgtgcttcaccatacgtgatctacctcatcacctgcccatgtggccttgggtatgtgggtgaaaccactatggaggtgagatcacgtatggtgaagcacaagagtacaattcggacggaaaatctacaattacctgtatcgcgacattttttggaggctaaacacaacatcagccagttcaaatttagggtcattgatcatgtccccgtacttccacgggggggtgatagagaatttttattaaaaaagcgtgagttaaaatggatatacgagttggacaccatgcacccaaaagggcttaatcaggagtacatttttcagccgttcttgtaaatcttgttacacacatcagtatatgaattgtacatatgttttattaatgaatttttttatgggtatatgtgtaattgtattctttttgttttgtttacacaggttgttggtctctcgctggttccctccccacacgtctgagatatgacggtccattatttcatcatcttgaagaaaaaatatagattcatgcatagtgatatatagtatcaataaaatcacaatttgactaggcagttaacagttggtgttctgttcttttttattggtttatacaatgggttaacattggactattcatactctatgggtgagaatgtatattattagataagatagcctttgtcaacgtgaatagacctggaagggatgactttctagatgaatatggggacattacttgataataccagtaggttgttgatataccccttttttattagatatagaacatcacagtaatgataaaaggtcatctatattatattggatagatatattcTCCCTGTGATAGGTATGATGGAGAAAGAATTTACTTACTCTTTatcctcatatttatctatttgatATGTGACATTAATAGATATATACATCGGGGTCCTCTCAGTAGATGCTGCAGGTTATGCGGTATGCGGTCAGTGTCAGTTGTGGTAACGCATGATCGGCGATCCTGACACTTTGCATTGCATCACTACGGGTGACCAATGCACTGAGGAGGTATCCGAgtagataatataatatataggtgGAATGCGAAAGTAAGGTTGTGGCGCGGTGATGGGACTGAGTATCGGCCTCTGTGATGACAGAtgaccggcgcatgtgcagacgcactatcagtgcggtttgcccatttctGACGTGGTCGCTGGGCCCgacgaccggcgcatgcgcagacgcacctttagtgcggtttgcccatttctgatatggccgctgtgccctactgtggcttagagcgtgttctcgcgatagttgtagctcggcacatgcgcagagggtGCGGTTCAACTTAGATGGACGCACCAATGTGTGAGGAGGTCAACTAAAGATGAcatcaaaaaaatcaaatcatggtacttgtatagcgccaacttattccgcagcgctttcaggtaattattacttgtTACCCCCCGccaggctgggttctcattttgcctgcctcggggggatgggggggctgagtcggccttgagccggctacctgattcatgtgggaatcgaacttgcaacctccaggtcgtaggcgagagcttacactctgcaccacacgaggctcatatgacatcatcaacgatgcgccggataacagctgagacgtgtggagagaggtaatcagtgatgagacactcctgtgcatgtttgtatgtcattggttaatggtgttcacatttcctatatatatggtgcactttgtatgatatgtattggcttgaggaaggtctattacgaccgaaacgttgccgtaatttttgtaatggggaaataaatcttgtatttttctacattgctgaatgctgccagtcactatttccttatcccagcaagactgtgtcaccagtcgagggagcactgtaaaaagatggtgatggagtacatagccgaccataccaccgtcctccgtgatgcctctgctccatacaactatgtcaaagctggacacgtggcatgaacttgtacTGTACGTCCTGGAACTGTTGGCCTGCCCTACCGCAatcatcttgtcagagagggtgtttagggcTGCtcgggggatcatcacggataagcgtacccacctgtcaactgacagcaccgacaggcttacactcataaagatgaacaaaggctggatttccccagacttctcttctccactggtggaaagcagcagatcctaaagattctttttgctgcaacaggagaaaaatgcatcctctatcaccctaaAAATAGGGAGAATTAGATttgtctatccctctcggatattactcctcctcctcctcctaaaatgtcatcatgctgaactgccaatttctctgCGGCCTAAAAGGCTCTggttaaaaattttaaaagttaaacttaaaccaattttttcggagggctgcctccaggctctgttacaaattaagcaacaacgagctgtatttttaaaaaatgtttatgggtttcacctgccctcgacGTGCAGGAATTTTcacgggtacacttgtactcttagcacaccaatttttcaggccctcaccaatactgttagcaaactaatttttacgggcttcgcctatactcttggtaaacacattttttcaggtgtttgcctatactcttacttcagaaatgttactggggtccgcctatacccttgctactgaaagatttgaggggttcggctatactcttgctacagaaatgttactggggtccgcctttacacttgctactaaaaggtttgagggggtcggctatactcttgctgcagaaatgtttgaggggtccgcctatacacttgctactgaaatgtttgagtggtccgcctatacacttgctactaaaaagtttgaggggtccgcctctactcttgctacagaaatgttacaaggcgTCCGCCTGAACAATagctattgaaaggtttgaggggtttgcctatactcttgctacagaaatgtttgaggggtttgcctatactcttgctacagaaatgttattgggctccgcctatacacttgctactgaaaggtttgaggggtttgcctatactcttgctacagaaatgtttgaggggtttgcctatactcttgctacagaaatgttattgggctccgcctatacacttgctactgaaaggtttgaggggtttgcctatactcttgctacagaaatgttactggggtccgcctatacacttgcaactgaaaggtttgaggggtccgcctatactcttgctacagaaatgttactggggtccgcctatacacttgctactgaaaggtttgaggggttcgcctatactcttgctacagaaatgttactggggtccgccaatacacttgctactgaaaggtttgaggggttcgcctatactcttgctgcagaaatgttactggggtccgcctatacacttgccactgaaatgttactggggtccgcctatactcttgctacagaaatgttacagggttccgcctatacacttgctattgaaaggtttgaagggttcccctatgctcttgctgcagaaaagttactggggtccgcctatacacttgccactgaaatgttactggggtctgcctatactcttggtacagaaatgttattgggctccacctatacacttgctattggaaggtttgagg
Coding sequences within it:
- the LOC136633645 gene encoding uncharacterized protein; protein product: MTSSTMRRITAETCGERPWQSKQDEEKRGTFRCRRGGRKHHRAYKRSRRGDDPIHETTTADGLQEIVDVGACEPTSDGIVINISSRVLTSDETTVLGKGLSFCCVTSMNWFDLNLDVQRLFRNLRLKNQFSSQPSRTVAQTTTPGSFSLVGTGLRNKSTYQPPTSNPQIEVFAKLVLKDIEKLRSKTLGNKRRLKNNLNMRERKALNSLAQDDAIVVKPADKGGAIVVMDTSMYTTEVFRQLNDENVYEKLRSDPTIRFQLQLRGMLNEALWAGLIDKKLLKFLDIQHPIVPTLYTLPKVHKDPQNPPGRPIVSGRNSLFCNIARFLDKVLRRFADEADSHIRDTSDFLKKIASFDMTEDVILVTFDVTALYTSISHDKGIDAIRQFLMASDMSSECMQFALSLLEYILRNNYFLFGGVYYRQRQGTAMGSNVAPTYANIFVRQFEEKYIYTSIYAASLVYWGRYIDDVFALWKGSLQTLQEFHTFLNAIYPELQFTMSYSIVEIQFLDVLIKRQGMGLLE